From a region of the Lactuca sativa cultivar Salinas chromosome 4, Lsat_Salinas_v11, whole genome shotgun sequence genome:
- the LOC111884846 gene encoding probable isoaspartyl peptidase/L-asparaginase 2 has protein sequence MVGWAIAVHGGAGVDPNLPTERQEQAKQLLARCLNLGISALRSSASAIDVVELVVRELETDPIFNSGRGSALTEKGTVEMEASIMDGPRRRCGAVSGLTTVKNPVSLARLVMDKSPHSYLAFSGAESFAKQMGVEREENDYFITQDNVGMLKQAKEANSIVFDYRIPTNGFESCGVEVESPIQMNGLPISVYAPETVGCVVVDSQGRCAAATSTGGLMNKRTGRIGDSPLIGAGTYACDLCGVSCTGEGEAIIRATLAREVAAVMEYKGLGLQEAVDFVIKERLDEGKAGLIAVSNKGEVAYGFNCVGMFRGCATQDGFMEVGIWE, from the exons ATGGTAGGGTGGGCCATAGCCGTGCACGGCGGTGCCGGTGTCGACCCTAACCTCCCAACCGAACGCCAAGAACAGGCCAAACAACTCCTCGCTCGCTGCCTCAATCTCGGCATATCCGCTCTTCGGTCCTCGGCTTCCGCCATTGATGTCGTTGAACTTGTC GTTCGTGAATTGGAAACGGACCCGATATTTAATTCCGGCCGTGGATCTGCACTGACGGAGAAAGGAACGGTGGAGATGGAAGCCAGCATCATGGATGGGCCTCGCCGGAGATGTGGAGCGGTGTCCGGTCTAACCACCGTTAAGAACCCCGTCTCCCTCGCTCGCCTTGTCATGGACAAATCCCCCCACTCGTATCTCGCATTCTCCGGCGCCGAGAGCTTCGCTAAACAAATG GGTGTGGAAAGGGAGGAAAATGATTACTTTATCACCCAAGATAACGTCGGAATGCTAAAACAAGCGAAGGAAGCAAACTCCATTGTG TTTGACTACAGAATCCCGACGAATGGATTCGAATCATGTGGGGTCGAGGTTGAAAGTCCGATACAGATGAACGGTCTTCCGATCAGTGTCTACGCACCGGAGACAGTAGGGTGCGTGGTGGTTGACAGCCAAGGTCGTTGTGCCGCCGCAACATCCACCGGAGGGCTGATGAACAAGAGAACTGGGAGGATCGGTGACTCTCCTCTGATTGGTGCAGGGACCTACGCATGTGATTTATGTGGTGTTTCTTGTACCGGAGAAGGGGAGGCGATAATCCGGGCAACCCTTGCAAGGGAGGTGGCTGCGGTGATGGAGTATAAAGGGTTGGGTTTGCAGGAAGCGGTGGACTTTGTGATAAAAGAGAGGTTGGATGAAGGGAAAGCAGGGCTGATAGCGGTGTCGAATAAGGGTGAGGTGGCTTATGGATTTAACTGTGTAGGAATGTTCAGAGGGTGTGCCACTCAAGATGGGTTTATGGAGGTTGGCATCTGGGAGTGA